A stretch of DNA from Bradyrhizobium septentrionale:
AGCGGATGTCGGCGAAGCAATTGCGGCTTACTTGCGTCACGGCCGTCCCGCAAGCACGCAAGGCCGCACAGTGTTTGTACGGATCACAGCTCCGCATCATGCTCTCACCACTGGCGCGGTAACGCAGATTGTTCGCCACGCTGGCGAACGGTGCGGCTTTGAACCGATCCATGCTCACCGGCTGCGTCACACCGCGGCGACTCTGATGCTACGCGGCGGGGCATCGCTGCCCGAGATCGGACAACTTCTGCGTCACCGCAACGCTATCACGACATCGATTTACGCCAAGGTCGATCGCGATGCTCTGCGATCGATCGCCCGCCCTTGGCCGGGAGACGTCGCATGAACGCTCTCCGCAAGGCTCTCGTAGACTATTTTGCGGTTCGCCGCGCCCTCGGCTTTAAGCTCTATCGAGCCGAGAAACTCCTCGGTCAGTTTCTCACCTTCGTCGAGGATCGCGGCGAAGACCATCTAACAACCAAGACGGCGCTCGCTTGGGCGGCACTCCCTCAGGGCGGTCGAACCTGGGCGTTTGCCCGACTTTCCGTTGTTCGCCGCTTCGCCAATCACCTGCGCGGGATCGATCCCGCGACCGAGGTGCCCCCGACCCACTTGCTGGTGCAGCAAAAAGGCCGAGCCACCCCCTACCTATACTCGGAGGCGGATATCGCGGCCCTCCTCGCCGCAGCCGGGACGCTGCGGACGCCGCACCGAGTGGCGACATTTCGGACATTGATCGCTCTGCTTGCAGTGACCGGAATGCGGGTTGGGGAAGCGATCGGCCTCGACCGCGACGATTTTGACTCCGTCGTTGGACTACTCACCATTCGGAACGCAAAGTTCGCCAAGTCTCGCCAATTGCCGCTGCATCCGAGCACCGTGGCTGCACTGGTTGATTATCTGCGTCGAGACGACCGTCCGGCAAACTCGTCGAATACGCCCGCACTGCTGGTCACTACGGTTGGCACCAGGTTCGGCTACATGGGCGTCCAGCCTGTCTTTCGTCAAATTGTGGAGGTCGCCGGCCTCAAGCCGCGCTCTGCCTCATGCCGTCCGAGGCTGCATGACCTGCGGCATGGATTTGCCGTCAACACCATCCTTGATGGATATCGAGATGGCCGGGAGCCGGGGAACCGGATCGCGTTGTTGTCGACCTACCTCGGCCACGTCGATCCTGTCAGCACATACTGGTATCTTTCAGCTGCGCCGGAGTTGCTGACGCTGGTTGGTGATCGTTTGGAGCGGCACCTCGGAGGTGCCGCATGACCGCACTTGCCCCAACCCTGCAAGCGTTCTTCACGGAACGCCTGATCCGCCAGCGCCAGGCTAGTCCCCATACACTTGCGGCCTACCGGGACACGCTGCGGCTGCTGCTGATCTTCGCGTCCGAGAGGAAAGACGTCGAACCATCGAAGCTAGACATCGACGATC
This window harbors:
- a CDS encoding tyrosine-type recombinase/integrase; this translates as MNALRKALVDYFAVRRALGFKLYRAEKLLGQFLTFVEDRGEDHLTTKTALAWAALPQGGRTWAFARLSVVRRFANHLRGIDPATEVPPTHLLVQQKGRATPYLYSEADIAALLAAAGTLRTPHRVATFRTLIALLAVTGMRVGEAIGLDRDDFDSVVGLLTIRNAKFAKSRQLPLHPSTVAALVDYLRRDDRPANSSNTPALLVTTVGTRFGYMGVQPVFRQIVEVAGLKPRSASCRPRLHDLRHGFAVNTILDGYRDGREPGNRIALLSTYLGHVDPVSTYWYLSAAPELLTLVGDRLERHLGGAA
- a CDS encoding site-specific integrase: MQRLLPSCDTSTRSGCRDFAVLTMLVRLGLRAGEVAKLQLEHIDWRAGEIVIAHSKGNRTERLPLPADVGEAIAAYLRHGRPASTQGRTVFVRITAPHHALTTGAVTQIVRHAGERCGFEPIHAHRLRHTAATLMLRGGASLPEIGQLLRHRNAITTSIYAKVDRDALRSIARPWPGDVA